In one Sebastes umbrosus isolate fSebUmb1 chromosome 13, fSebUmb1.pri, whole genome shotgun sequence genomic region, the following are encoded:
- the cenpj gene encoding centromere protein J isoform X3 translates to MQHLGCSRSFTLAGFVLIMAAGFESPVCYVSKAQVFTPVTRTFVDVTAGLQHSQADFLARWLPSSTRAGVILSPGCPDLAGSLRYNSTAVGSSPSLEPDDSFASDFAPLPGSVDSSCCLGVDGFARSPGGEKAGTDRPVSGLSSSVAPRNLDGELDSLGEMASKSQDVPIRMKLEQLRKWQQHMQEQLKAHQLEELLRLQEEQQRLLGMMNGSQHCIEDDTESSGLSGAEWEDNSLQRACRYTESLYSPSINCRGASQGSTCGLRQEREPSPAQSPERLPRGQDCQEVDDEEEGMWNSREDTSHFHEHDDTLIPSNGGALTEDNSREEDEVFHDRPIKSGIGGQKKTFEELLEEQMRVEEQRLRSARQQQSQDGAEAVPPKRAFLKRGDGLSRFTNNRKASLPKMGVKKDLKPPLKARVISRSNSEPTAIQRGGVQQRLPVQRKTATLNKENRLRGLISPPRDIRVESKAARMKVLGSHQRQNTDGPESIQTDPEGRQTKHNLWQVKEQDNRKVGQLAQTVRNTGPNTQPNPVTKQVGVLRGPEKAEHDAARETSCGSRVETADGVPQESFELSFQEKLGRWDCDLQVENMELGEFELLEQAAEELSFSSNSSFVIKVLQMDQHYRGLHPRRLSSTPIKSPPGGGSQRCSGVDSSGGLACKSSSVNSEVVVVKMRDDALQNKASIEDQEEQEGQEISDVSSCGSSESEDQEVAVKPASFPSSLCFPAQSNPPYDKRSYQDEDSCRDSDVTRGDDGGESDGALSNADESTLIEDRDGQQGGVVFDDDDTWNDLEDTAVGTANDSRGVSPANGISPPPRTLLRKVAASKVVELDKGSDLLPPPSPPPPASQLMTRLFPSLKPKAQTAPLPPPPAAPVAPESKKSEEETGQQVQSRQLRERLVELEIEIERFKKENAALAKLRQENEKNQEHLRKERLEFEQRRAEELAKFEEYKKEENRKLQKERKLFEKHASAARAIPDKKEREEIQVLKQQLGSLQEELRGRESRWASTHSRLRQQIDSLSQENGSLRDEIRMLEKLRLSAWKKNPVTAEKDNEMKDAPKICENNGTSVTKGVKFASPLDTRRSSISPPESSAARRSSREISQSTTVSFSAAAGKAEINPLYTTDQHHRLSEGLAGEHSGSFDS, encoded by the exons atgcaacaccTGGGTTGTAGTCGTTCTTTTACTCTCGCGGGCTTTGTTTTGATAATGGCGGCAGGCTTCGAATCTCCTGTCTGTTATGTTTCTAAAGCGCAGGTTTTCACTCCGGTTACACGGACGTTCGTCGATGTTACAG CCGGGCTGCAGCACTCCCAGGCAGACTTCCTGGCACGCTGGTTGCCAAGTAGCACAAGAGCCGGGGTGATCCTCAGCCCGGGCTGCCCTGACTTAGCTGGCTCGTTGCGGTACAACTCCACTGCCGTGGGATCATCCCCTTCCCTTGAGCCAGACGACTCCTTCGCCTCCGACTTCGCCCCTCTGCCCGGCtctgtagacagcagctgctgcctCGGTGTGGATGGGTTTGCCCGGTCGCCTGGAGGAGAGAAGGCCGGGACTGACAGGCCAGTGAGCGGGCTGTCCTCCTCTGTGGCTCCGAGGAATCTAGATGGAGAGTTGGACAGTTTGGGTGAGATGGCGAGCAAATCACAGGATGTGCCCATAAGGATGAAGCTAGAACAG ttgAGGAAATGGCAGCAGCACATGCAGGAGCAGCTAAAAGCTCatcagctggaggagctgcttcGCCTccaagaggagcagcagaggctgCTGGGAATGATGAACGGATCCCAGCACTGCATAGAAG ATGACACAGAGAGTTCAGGGCTGTCAGGAGCAGAATGGGAGGACAACTCGCTGCAGAGAGCCTGTCGTTACACAGAGAGCCTATACAGCCCCTCCATAAACTGCCGTGGGGCCTCACAGGGCTCCACCTGTGGCCTCCGACAGGAACGAGAGCCCTCACCTGCACAAAGTCCGGAGCGGCTACCAAGAGGTCAAGATTGTCAGGAGGTGGACGATGAGGAAGAGG GCATGTGGAACTCCAGAGAAGATACTAGCCATTTTCATGAGCATGATGACACGTTAATACCAAGTAATGGTGGGGCTTTGACTGAAGAcaacagcagagaagaagatgaagtCTTCCATGACAG ACCTATAAAGTCGGGTATCGGGGGTCAGAAGAAGACGTTTGAGGAGCTGTTGGAGGAGCAGATGAGGGTTGAGGAGCAGAGGCTGAGGTCTGCCCGGCAACAGCAG AGCCAAGATGGAGCTGAAGCTGTCCCTCCTAAGAGGGCCTTCCTGAAGCGAGGCGACGGCCTCTCGAGATTTACTAACAATCGCAAAGCCTCGCTACCAAAAATGGGGGTGAAAAAGGACCTAAAACCACCGCTCAAGGCCAGAGTAATCTCCCGCAGCAACTCAGAGCCTACAGCTATCCAGAGAGGTGGCGTCCAGCAGCGGCTTCCCGTTCAGCGTAAAACCGCCACGCTCAACAAGGAAAACCGACTGAGAGGTCTCATCTCGCCACCTCGGGACATCAGAGTTGAGAGTAAGGCAGCACGGATGAAGGTTTTGGGTAGTCATCAAAGACAGAACACAGACGGACCGGAGTCCATTCAAACTGACCCGGAGGGgagacaaaccaaacataacCTTTGGCAAGTAAAGGAGCAGGATAATAGGAAAGTGGGTCAGTTGGCTCAGACTGTGAGGAACACCGGTCCTAACACGCAGCCAAACCCTGTAACCAAACAGGTGGGTGTGTTAAGAGGACCAGAGAAGGCTGAACACGATGCTGCTAGAGAGACAAGTTGTGGTTCAAGAGTGGAAACGGCAGACGGAGTTCCACAGGAGTCGTTTGAGTTGTCGTTCCAGGAGAAGCTCGGGCGCTGGGATTGTGACCTGCAGGTGGAGAACATGGAGCTGGGAGAGTTTGAGCTGCTGGAGCAAGCGGCCGAGGAGCTGTCCTTCTCCTCCAACTCCTCCTTTGTCATAAAG GTTCTCCAGATGGACCAGCATTACAGGGGGCTGCACCCACGGCGGCTCTCCTCCACCCCCATCAAGTCGCCACCCGGAGGAGGCAGTCAGAGGTGCAGCGGTGTTGACAGTAGCGGTGGCTTGGCGTGTAAAAGCAGCTCCGTGAACTCAGAAGTGGTCGTGGTGAAGATGAGAGACGACGCCCTCCAGAACAAGGCGAGCATCGAGGatcaggaggagcaggaaggaCAGGAGATCTCTGATGTTTCATCCTGTGGCAGCTCTGAATCTGAAGACCAGGAAGTGGCGGTCAAACCAGCTTCGTTTCCCAGCAGCCTTTGCTTTCCCGCACAGTCCAACCCGCCATACGACAAGCGGTCGTATCAGGACGAGGACAGTTGCAGGGATTCAGATGTGACACGAGGCGACGACGGCGGGGAGAGCGATGGCGCGCTCAGCAACGCTGACGAGTCCACTCTGATAGAGGACAGAGACGGGCAGCAGGGTGGAGTTGTGTTTGACGACGACGACACGTGGAACGACCTGGAGGACACCGCGGTCGGCACGGCCAATGACAGTAGAGGAGTTAGTCCAGCCAATGGGATCTCTCCACCACCGCGGACTCTGTTGAGGAAGGTGGCAGCGAGCAAAGTAGTGGAGCTGGATAAGGGCTCggatcttcttcctcctccttctcctcctcctcctgcctcacAGCTCATGACCAGGTTGTTCCCCTCACTGAAGCCAAAGGCCCAGACTgcacctctccctcctcctcctgctgctcctgttGCTCCTGAGTCCAAAAAGTCAGAGGAGGAGACAG GCCAGCAGGTCCAGTCTAGACAGCTGAGGGAGAGACTGGTGGAACTGGAGATCGAGATCGAGAGATTTAAGAAGGAGAACGCCGCCCTTGCCAAACTGAGACAGGAGAACGAGAAAAACCAGGAACATCTCAG GAAAGAGCGTTTGGAGTTTGAGCAGAGGAGAGCGGAGGAGCTGGCCAAGTTTGAGGAGTACAAGAAAGAGGAGAACAGGAAGTTGCAGAAGGAGCGCAAACTGTTTGAGAAGCACGCGTCGGCCGCCAGAGCCATCCCTGACAAGAAGGAGCGAGAGGAAATCCAG GTGTTGAAGCAGCAGCTGGGCTCGCTCCAGGAGGAGCTGAGGGGGAGGGAGAGTCGCTGGGCGTCGACTCACAGCCGGCTGAGGCAGCAGATCGACTCCCTCAGCCAGGAGAACGGCTCTCTCCGGGACGAG ATCCGTATGTTGGAAAAGCTCCGCCTCAGTGCCTGGAAGAAAAACCCTGTCACTGCAGAGAAGGACAACGAAATGAAAGACGCTCCCAAAATATGTGAGAACAACGGGACATCTGTGACCAAAGGAGTGAAATTCGCT agtCCTCTTGACACCAGAAGAAGCAGCATCAGTCCTCCAGAGAGCAGCGCGGCTAGAAGGAGCTCCAGAGAGATCAGTCAGAGTACTACAG TGTCGTTTTCAGCCGCAGCAGGCAAAGCTgagataaacccactgtacactactgATCAGCACCACAGACTAAGTGAaggactagctggtgaacatagtggatcatttgacagctaa